One window from the genome of Candidatus Zixiibacteriota bacterium encodes:
- the tadA gene encoding tRNA adenosine(34) deaminase TadA: MRLALREAEQAFEEGEVPVGAVVVQGDRVIGRGANRTVHLHDATAHAEMIALTAAANALGDWRLEGCELYCTLEPCAMCAGAAVLSRIERIVFGSRDPKFGACGSIFLIPGDPRLNHRAEIVEGVLADAAAELMRAFFQRLRQAKGEEVT; this comes from the coding sequence ATGCGGCTGGCGCTGCGCGAGGCGGAGCAGGCTTTCGAGGAGGGGGAGGTGCCGGTGGGCGCGGTGGTGGTGCAGGGGGACCGCGTGATCGGCCGGGGGGCCAACCGCACCGTCCATCTGCATGACGCCACGGCGCACGCGGAGATGATTGCGCTGACGGCGGCGGCCAACGCGCTCGGCGACTGGCGCCTCGAAGGCTGCGAGCTGTACTGCACGCTCGAGCCGTGCGCCATGTGCGCCGGGGCCGCCGTACTGTCCCGGATCGAACGAATCGTGTTCGGATCGCGCGACCCCAAATTCGGCGCCTGCGGTTCGATTTTCCTGATCCCCGGCGATCCCCGGCTGAACCACCGGGCGGAAATTGTCGAAGGCGTCCTGGCCGACGCGGCCGCGGAACTGATGCGGGCGTTTTTCCAGCGCCTCCGCCAAGCCAAGGGAGAAGAAGTGACGTGA
- the lepB gene encoding signal peptidase I, whose product MEEDFLIQDIKRAEAHKEAERVRRYRAPRPVWREYLDTAILAFLAAVLLRMFVVSAYRVSSSSMEGTLYEGDYIFVNKLAYKYGGAPKVGDIIVFAYPNNPTKDYIKRIVALPGQEVVVGDKVLYVDGAVAEIPAHAQHTDQRILPADLSFRDNFGPYVVPENQYFVMGDNRDDSRDSRFWGGVPAQNVKGKAVFVYWSWQPDDGAPGFSFPYVIDAVQWIGYVVFNFPSHVRWDRVGLAL is encoded by the coding sequence ATGGAAGAGGATTTCCTCATACAGGACATCAAGCGCGCGGAAGCTCACAAAGAGGCCGAGCGGGTGCGCCGCTACCGGGCCCCGCGCCCGGTCTGGCGCGAGTACCTTGACACCGCCATCCTCGCCTTCCTGGCCGCCGTCCTTCTGCGGATGTTCGTGGTCTCGGCCTACCGGGTCAGCTCCTCCTCGATGGAGGGGACGTTGTACGAAGGGGATTACATCTTCGTCAACAAGCTGGCCTACAAGTATGGCGGAGCGCCGAAGGTCGGCGACATCATCGTCTTCGCCTACCCCAACAATCCCACCAAGGATTACATCAAGCGCATTGTGGCGCTGCCGGGGCAGGAAGTCGTGGTGGGCGACAAGGTTCTGTATGTGGACGGCGCGGTGGCCGAGATTCCGGCCCACGCCCAGCACACGGATCAGCGGATACTGCCCGCCGATCTGTCGTTCCGCGACAATTTCGGGCCCTACGTGGTGCCGGAGAACCAGTACTTCGTCATGGGGGACAACCGTGACGACAGCCGGGACAGCCGGTTCTGGGGGGGCGTGCCCGCCCAGAATGTCAAGGGAAAGGCGGTGTTCGTGTACTGGTCGTGGCAGCCGGACGACGGGGCGCCGGGATTCTCATTTCCCTACGTGATCGATGCGGTCCAGTGGATCGGGTATGTTGTCTTCAACTTCCCGTCCCACGTTCGCTGGGACCGTGTCGGACTGGCGCTCTGA
- a CDS encoding oligopeptide transporter, OPT family, protein MKDPHFSPFVPPDRSLREFTFRAVALGAILGIVFAASSVYLALKVGMTVSASIPIAVLSITLFRVLGRATILENNIVQTTGSAGESIAFGVATTMPVFLLLGQDMELLSICWMALLGGILGVLMMIPLRQGLIVKEHGRLTYPEGTACADVLIVGEQGGTNAKTVFLGFGLGAAYKFLNAGMKLWAEIPNRMLGFFKGASVAAEITPELLGVGYIIGRRVSANMMAGGLLSYLILIPAITIFGENLTAPMFPATTLIRDMSPNEVRNAYVLYIGAGAVATGGIISLIRSFPTIIAAFRRGFRTFLDSRAGKGAQEAVLRTERDLPLSVVVFGSIGLVLAIWLSPILHINVISAVLIVLFGFFFVTVSSRITGEIGSSSNPISGMTVATLLITCLLFLAVGWTGVSYRAMALSTAAIVCIAASNGGTISQDLKTGFLVGATPRLQQIAIMIGVISSALVIGLIVIALNNAYTTVTPARHPDYLAAAAPGAETQQGPDGAMYRVHYVNEPVGTVLIGKYLVDDSGRIAYLVDPGIAGVVSEVDGKQVTKLDSPKARLFSLIIDGILTQKLPWGLVLIGVFLALMMELVGISSLPFAVGLYLPLSSSAPIMAGGLIRGIVDRKRKSNSAEAEFSPGVLMSSGFIAGAAIMGIVVAGLTGFGLDKAINGSGWSHYLSEADWFSLIPFGALMYMLYRVGVSVKDKGKQKSAA, encoded by the coding sequence ATGAAAGACCCGCACTTCAGTCCCTTCGTCCCGCCCGACCGCAGTCTCCGCGAGTTCACCTTTCGCGCGGTCGCTCTCGGGGCGATCCTCGGCATCGTCTTCGCCGCCTCGTCGGTCTACCTGGCTCTGAAGGTCGGCATGACCGTGAGCGCCTCAATCCCCATCGCCGTGCTCTCGATCACGCTCTTCCGCGTGCTCGGCCGCGCGACCATTCTGGAGAACAACATCGTGCAGACGACCGGGTCGGCCGGGGAATCGATCGCTTTCGGTGTGGCCACCACCATGCCGGTCTTCCTGCTGCTCGGCCAGGACATGGAGCTGCTGAGCATCTGCTGGATGGCACTCCTGGGCGGGATCCTCGGCGTCCTCATGATGATCCCGCTGCGCCAGGGGCTGATCGTCAAGGAACACGGCCGGCTCACCTATCCGGAGGGGACTGCCTGCGCCGACGTGCTCATCGTGGGCGAGCAGGGCGGCACCAATGCCAAGACCGTCTTTCTCGGTTTCGGGCTGGGCGCCGCGTACAAGTTTTTGAACGCGGGCATGAAGCTGTGGGCGGAGATTCCCAACCGCATGCTGGGGTTCTTTAAGGGAGCCTCGGTGGCGGCGGAGATCACGCCCGAGCTCCTCGGCGTCGGCTACATCATCGGCCGCCGGGTCTCCGCGAACATGATGGCGGGCGGCCTGCTGTCGTACCTCATTCTCATCCCCGCGATCACGATTTTCGGCGAGAACCTCACGGCGCCGATGTTCCCGGCCACGACCCTCATCCGCGACATGTCGCCGAACGAGGTGCGCAACGCCTACGTGCTCTACATCGGGGCCGGTGCAGTCGCCACCGGCGGCATCATCAGCCTCATCCGGTCCTTCCCCACCATCATCGCCGCGTTCCGCCGCGGCTTCCGCACGTTCCTGGACTCCCGCGCGGGGAAGGGGGCGCAGGAGGCGGTGCTCCGCACCGAGCGCGACCTCCCGCTCTCGGTCGTGGTCTTTGGATCAATCGGCCTGGTCCTCGCCATCTGGCTCTCCCCCATCCTCCACATCAACGTCATCTCGGCCGTCCTGATCGTCCTCTTCGGGTTCTTCTTCGTCACCGTCTCCAGCCGCATCACCGGCGAAATCGGCTCCTCCTCGAACCCGATCTCGGGTATGACCGTGGCCACCCTCCTGATCACCTGCCTGCTCTTCCTGGCCGTCGGATGGACGGGCGTGTCGTACCGGGCGATGGCTCTCTCGACGGCGGCGATCGTCTGCATCGCCGCCTCGAACGGCGGCACAATCAGCCAGGATCTCAAAACCGGCTTCCTCGTCGGGGCCACGCCCCGGCTCCAGCAGATCGCCATCATGATCGGCGTCATCTCCAGCGCCCTGGTCATCGGGCTCATCGTCATCGCCCTCAACAACGCCTACACGACCGTGACCCCCGCCCGCCACCCCGACTACCTCGCGGCCGCCGCTCCCGGCGCCGAGACGCAGCAGGGTCCGGACGGCGCGATGTACCGCGTGCACTATGTCAACGAGCCGGTCGGGACCGTCCTGATCGGCAAGTACCTGGTCGACGATTCGGGGCGGATCGCCTACCTCGTCGATCCCGGCATCGCGGGCGTCGTGTCGGAGGTCGACGGCAAGCAGGTGACGAAGCTCGATTCGCCCAAGGCGCGGCTCTTCAGTCTCATCATCGACGGCATCCTCACGCAGAAACTTCCCTGGGGGCTGGTGCTGATCGGCGTGTTCTTGGCGCTCATGATGGAGCTGGTGGGGATCTCGTCCCTTCCCTTCGCGGTCGGCCTCTATCTCCCGCTGTCGAGTTCGGCACCGATCATGGCGGGCGGTCTCATCCGCGGCATTGTCGACCGCAAGCGCAAGAGCAATTCCGCGGAGGCGGAGTTCTCGCCGGGCGTGCTCATGTCGTCCGGATTCATCGCCGGCGCCGCCATCATGGGCATCGTCGTCGCCGGCCTCACCGGCTTCGGACTGGACAAGGCGATCAACGGCTCCGGGTGGTCGCACTACCTCTCGGAGGCGGACTGGTTCTCGCTGATCCCGTTCGGGGCGCTCATGTACATGCTGTACCGGGTGGGCGTGTCGGTGAAGGACAAGGGGAAACAGAAAAGCGCCGCCTGA
- a CDS encoding VCBS repeat-containing protein, whose amino-acid sequence MAALLVAVLPAAPLGPPAAAAGVGSAERGSKAFSAQPIFTFDTQWRVEHIETADLNGDGIPDIIAGEQNTDYYGDPHNVFAVDGATGDTLWRYPLQDAVRSMTIGDVNNDGVMDVIAGASYNASNTPDGRVHAINGENGAPLWTYPVNNTVSCVAVGDFDGDAFADVVAGSFDDNIYAIAGVDGSYLWSVTIGSLWINDVAAADVNGDGIDDVAYAHEYLAGYTNHIGVRDGIDGSVIWDLPVAYVPTRVLYGDFDADGTLDLAIGAMDELDQGWVFLRSAASGGLIWDYQIFSVEHVNGLVTLFSWDLDGNGDQDLVVGNYLGAYHVYAFDGPTASLMFTSEPLTSFPQELAFGDVTGDGALDIVCSAWDRVEVLGADDGKKLWYYSVAGLIKDVAVGDFDSDGVLDVAAGGGAEYVGTNPGKGVWALRTVYSPLLWEYVFNQYGNELTICNLNDDAYLDVVAVMSLGDAALAINGLTGQELWTWVGTENLYAVTSGDFNSDGVDEVAVAGADKRVTALGVVDKAVQWQFTTPTAQIYRKCLASSDLNGDGADDVIAGCDDGHVYAINGLTGIALWDAPSLGAVNEVELAQMNDVGPLDVVAASSTGKVWVLNGETGAVLWDYTTGGTCEHVEVLDVNGDKVNDIAAGVAPSAARVIMINGATHLEMWNVSLGLASNTHSFAHGDLSGDGLDDLVAPGNSTDRKVHALWGLTGGDLWTPFLTGDEVNCVWVQDMDGDGVNDVIAGSDDQLVYVLHGNTGVPYWQFSTSGDVMHLMVGDIAGPGRPSIACVTFDGDGTVYAFDSWYVEPGCCTLRGDYDSDGAIKVADLTQLVAYLFRGGPAPGCFEHGDIDGDGTIKVSDLTLLISYLFRSGPPPAACP is encoded by the coding sequence GTGGCGGCCCTGCTCGTCGCCGTACTGCCGGCAGCCCCGCTCGGTCCCCCGGCGGCGGCCGCCGGGGTCGGCTCGGCCGAACGCGGCTCGAAAGCGTTCTCCGCCCAACCGATCTTCACCTTCGACACCCAGTGGCGGGTCGAACACATCGAGACCGCTGATCTGAACGGCGACGGTATCCCCGACATCATCGCCGGCGAACAGAACACCGACTACTACGGCGACCCGCACAACGTCTTCGCCGTCGACGGCGCCACCGGCGATACCCTCTGGCGGTATCCGCTTCAGGATGCGGTGCGCTCGATGACCATCGGCGACGTCAACAACGACGGCGTGATGGACGTCATCGCGGGCGCCTCGTACAACGCCTCGAACACCCCCGACGGCCGCGTCCACGCCATCAATGGCGAGAACGGCGCCCCCCTCTGGACCTACCCCGTGAACAACACCGTCTCCTGCGTCGCCGTCGGAGATTTCGACGGTGACGCGTTTGCCGACGTCGTCGCCGGGTCGTTTGACGACAACATCTACGCCATCGCCGGTGTCGATGGTTCCTACCTCTGGAGCGTCACCATCGGCTCCCTCTGGATCAACGACGTGGCCGCCGCCGACGTCAACGGCGACGGGATCGACGACGTCGCCTACGCCCACGAATACCTCGCCGGCTACACCAACCACATCGGGGTGCGCGACGGGATCGACGGCTCCGTGATCTGGGACCTGCCGGTCGCCTACGTGCCGACGCGCGTGCTCTACGGCGACTTCGACGCCGACGGGACGCTCGATCTCGCGATCGGCGCCATGGACGAGCTCGACCAGGGTTGGGTCTTCCTGCGCTCGGCCGCCTCCGGTGGACTCATCTGGGACTACCAGATCTTCAGCGTCGAGCACGTCAACGGTCTCGTCACCCTCTTCTCGTGGGATCTCGACGGCAACGGCGACCAGGACCTGGTCGTCGGAAACTACCTCGGCGCCTACCACGTGTATGCGTTCGATGGTCCGACGGCGAGCCTCATGTTCACCTCCGAGCCGCTCACCAGCTTCCCGCAGGAACTGGCCTTCGGCGACGTGACCGGTGACGGCGCGCTCGACATCGTCTGCTCCGCCTGGGACCGGGTCGAGGTGCTCGGCGCGGACGACGGCAAGAAGCTCTGGTACTACTCGGTGGCCGGCCTGATCAAGGACGTGGCCGTGGGCGACTTCGACAGCGACGGCGTGCTCGACGTGGCCGCCGGCGGCGGCGCCGAATATGTCGGCACCAATCCCGGCAAAGGCGTCTGGGCGCTCCGCACCGTCTACTCCCCGCTCCTCTGGGAGTACGTGTTCAACCAGTACGGCAACGAACTGACAATCTGCAATCTCAACGACGACGCCTACCTGGATGTCGTGGCGGTCATGTCGCTGGGCGATGCGGCGCTGGCGATCAACGGCCTCACCGGGCAGGAGCTCTGGACCTGGGTCGGGACGGAGAACCTTTACGCCGTCACCAGCGGCGACTTCAACAGCGACGGCGTCGACGAGGTCGCCGTGGCCGGCGCCGACAAGCGGGTGACCGCCCTCGGGGTCGTCGACAAAGCGGTGCAGTGGCAGTTCACGACGCCCACCGCCCAGATCTACCGCAAGTGCCTTGCGTCGAGCGATCTCAACGGCGACGGTGCCGACGATGTCATCGCCGGCTGCGACGACGGCCATGTCTACGCCATCAACGGCCTCACCGGGATCGCCCTCTGGGACGCCCCGAGCCTCGGCGCGGTCAACGAAGTGGAACTGGCGCAGATGAACGACGTCGGCCCGCTCGATGTCGTCGCCGCCTCCTCGACCGGCAAAGTCTGGGTGCTCAACGGCGAGACCGGCGCCGTCCTCTGGGATTACACCACCGGCGGCACCTGCGAGCACGTCGAGGTGCTCGACGTCAACGGCGACAAGGTCAACGACATCGCGGCCGGCGTCGCCCCGAGCGCCGCCAGGGTGATCATGATCAACGGCGCCACCCATCTCGAAATGTGGAACGTGAGCCTCGGCCTGGCCTCCAACACCCACAGCTTCGCCCACGGCGACCTGAGCGGCGACGGACTGGACGATCTCGTCGCCCCCGGCAACTCGACCGACCGCAAGGTCCACGCCCTCTGGGGACTCACCGGCGGCGACCTCTGGACGCCCTTCCTGACCGGCGACGAGGTCAACTGCGTCTGGGTGCAGGACATGGACGGCGACGGGGTCAACGACGTCATCGCCGGCTCCGACGACCAGCTCGTGTACGTGCTGCACGGCAACACCGGTGTCCCGTACTGGCAGTTCTCCACCAGCGGCGACGTCATGCACCTCATGGTCGGCGACATCGCCGGCCCCGGCCGACCGAGCATCGCCTGCGTGACGTTCGACGGCGACGGCACGGTCTACGCCTTCGATTCCTGGTACGTCGAGCCGGGCTGCTGCACGCTGCGCGGCGACTACGACAGCGACGGCGCGATCAAAGTCGCCGACCTCACCCAGCTCGTCGCCTACCTCTTCCGGGGCGGCCCCGCGCCGGGCTGTTTTGAGCACGGCGATATCGACGGCGACGGGACGATCAAGGTGAGCGATTTGACCCTGCTGATCTCGTACCTGTTCCGCAGCGGCCCGCCGCCCGCCGCCTGCCCGTAA
- the hemW gene encoding radical SAM family heme chaperone HemW — protein sequence MPFGLYVHFPFCRNTCSYCDFYKEKHQAALEREFYHALRIETELAAEHPAVQRSQVTTIFIGGGTPNISDPDLLTDWLGHLRRHIDVADEIEFTIECNPEAVTREQLERLKGLGVNRPVFGVQSFNTRLLKLLDRRHHPHDSYRAIYYANALGFRAWGVDFIFGLPGQTSKMLAADLDQLLDFEPPHVSYYQLTVEEGTPLWRRVKAGKLRMPDQELLLALYRGGVEQMADLGYLRYEVSSFARPGFECRHNLGYWEGAEYLGLGPSAHSYLDNTRFANWPNVREYIKALQAGILPRTVDESGAPERMTEAIMLGLRTARGISRSAFAERFGQPIESRLDTEQYALLVESGHLIPERGMLRLSEEGIHLADEITRRLLK from the coding sequence ATGCCGTTCGGCCTGTACGTACATTTCCCCTTTTGCCGCAACACGTGCTCCTACTGCGACTTTTACAAAGAGAAGCACCAGGCCGCCCTGGAACGCGAGTTCTACCACGCGCTGCGCATTGAAACGGAACTCGCCGCCGAGCACCCGGCGGTGCAGCGCAGCCAGGTCACGACCATCTTTATCGGCGGTGGCACGCCCAATATCTCCGATCCGGATCTCCTGACCGACTGGCTCGGCCACCTGCGGCGGCATATCGATGTCGCCGACGAAATCGAGTTTACCATCGAGTGCAACCCCGAGGCGGTGACGCGGGAGCAGCTCGAGCGGCTCAAAGGGCTGGGCGTGAACCGGCCGGTGTTCGGAGTGCAGTCGTTCAACACGCGGCTACTGAAACTGCTCGACCGGCGCCACCACCCGCACGACAGCTACCGGGCGATTTACTACGCCAACGCGCTGGGGTTCCGCGCCTGGGGAGTTGATTTCATCTTCGGACTCCCCGGCCAGACCAGCAAGATGCTGGCGGCCGATCTCGACCAACTGCTCGATTTCGAACCCCCCCACGTGTCGTACTACCAGCTCACGGTGGAAGAGGGGACGCCCCTGTGGCGGCGGGTGAAGGCGGGGAAACTGCGGATGCCCGACCAGGAACTGTTGCTGGCGCTTTACCGCGGGGGCGTGGAACAGATGGCGGACCTCGGGTACCTGCGGTACGAGGTCTCCTCGTTCGCCCGACCGGGGTTCGAGTGCCGGCACAACCTCGGCTACTGGGAGGGGGCGGAGTACCTCGGGCTGGGGCCCTCGGCCCATTCCTACCTCGACAACACCCGGTTCGCCAACTGGCCGAACGTGCGCGAGTACATCAAGGCGCTCCAGGCCGGCATTCTCCCCCGCACGGTTGACGAGTCGGGGGCGCCGGAGCGGATGACCGAGGCGATCATGCTCGGTCTGCGCACGGCCCGCGGGATCAGCCGCTCCGCCTTCGCCGAACGCTTCGGCCAGCCTATCGAATCGCGGCTCGATACGGAGCAGTACGCGCTCCTGGTCGAGTCGGGGCATCTGATTCCCGAACGGGGGATGCTGCGTCTGTCGGAAGAGGGCATTCACCTCGCCGACGAAATCACCCGACGGCTGCTGAAGTGA